The following coding sequences lie in one Arachis stenosperma cultivar V10309 chromosome 5, arast.V10309.gnm1.PFL2, whole genome shotgun sequence genomic window:
- the LOC130982674 gene encoding protein RADIALIS-like 3, producing MASNTLSSPNSRWTTKQNKLFENALAIYDEETTDRWYKIAMFVGGTNEVEVKRRYEMLLEDIKDIESGKVPLPAYKRNAGCSKVNISNAEQRLRNLKLN from the exons ATGGCATCAAACACACTCTCCTCTCCCAACTCCAGGTGGACAACCAAGCAGAACAAACTGTTTGAAAATGCCTTGGCGATATACGATGAAGAAACCACAGATCGTTGGTACAAGATAGCCATGTTTGTTGGAGGAACAAATGAAGTGGAAGTCAAGAGACGATATGAGATGCTACTAGAGGACATCAAAGACATTGAGTCAGGCAAGGTTCCACTCCCTGCTTACAAGAGGAATGCTGGATGTAGCAAAGTAAACATCAGCAATGCAGAGCAGAG GCTGAGGAATTTGAAACTGAATTGA